The window AGCCTTCTCCTCTAATGACTGGGCCAGAAGAAAGCTGAGGATAATCCTGGTTCCCCCAGGGTGATCTTCAGCCTTTTTTTCTCCGGATATAACATTGATTTCACCGCCGTAAGCCTGCATGAATTTCCAGGCAAGGGGGAGTCCGAAGCCACTGCCTTTTTCACCGCTGGTTCCCGGTCTGCTTATACCCTTGCGGACATTAAAAAGATGGAGGATTTGTGATTCAGAAATTCCGATACCCGAATCCTCAATCCCCAGAGTGACCAGGAAGTTTTTGGTCCTGATGGAGATTGAAACTTCCCCGCCCTTAAACGAGAACTTCAGGGCATTTGTCAGAATATTCATCAGGACTGAATTAATCAGAGATGTCTTCTCTGCCAGTACTATTGTATTTTCCTCTAGATCCAACTTCAAAGCTATATTTTTTTCTTTGAATCGTGGTTTCATGAGCTCGATTGTATGTTCAAGGCACTCATTCAGATTCACAGAACCGAGAGTCAGAGGTTTTCCTTCCAGTTCAAGCATGGTACTGACAAGATCCAGGATATTCAGACCATTTAAATTGAGATCTTTTAGACGGTCTTTGTAAACTTCAATAGATTTTCCTTCAAGTTCTGCCAGATCCATTATCATGGAGATTCCCGAAAAGCTGTTCCTTAAATCATGAGACAGAATATGTAGAAGTTCTTTC is drawn from Oceanispirochaeta sp. and contains these coding sequences:
- a CDS encoding hybrid sensor histidine kinase/response regulator, whose amino-acid sequence is FEAGGSDYITKPFYGQELLERVKTQLELKNQRDQLEKNQLQLKELLHILSHDLRNSFSGISMIMDLAELEGKSIEVYKDRLKDLNLNGLNILDLVSTMLELEGKPLTLGSVNLNECLEHTIELMKPRFKEKNIALKLDLEENTIVLAEKTSLINSVLMNILTNALKFSFKGGEVSISIRTKNFLVTLGIEDSGIGISESQILHLFNVRKGISRPGTSGEKGSGFGLPLAWKFMQAYGGEINVISGEKKAEDHPGGTRIILSFLLAQSLEEKA